In one window of Camelus dromedarius isolate mCamDro1 chromosome 7, mCamDro1.pat, whole genome shotgun sequence DNA:
- the TSGA13 gene encoding testis-specific gene 13 protein, producing MGRKRYAKFQYGKSRTSRTSPVELEKETIVDSDEIFDAVGQSKFVLEKLQHYTVHPNLAQYYEPMKPTALHKFLARNRKIQSFMLKVTEYDQDKTLLILTNNPPPCPTDHQGKDDTPKYFSKELLLKESCQHKPAENLPLMSQKKKLRSELKPIFPVTLLEDPASKQEQWFRFSTDKDFKSEGKYSKAYALRKQKKMYPQLNFAPVCKRDTRNDVSEKSGSDLPTSQMIWEPLTLSPLLKEKPTRTVPGESTFRNGRAQQWIIKKATVTK from the exons ATGGGCCGAAAGAGATATGCCAA GTTTCAATATGGCAAATCAAGGACGTCAAGAACTAGCCCAGTTGAACTTGAGAAAGAAACGATTGTTGACAGTGATGAG ATTTTTGATGCAGTCGGGCAATCAAAATTTGTTCTGGAGAAACTTCAGCATTACACGGTCCATCCTAATTTG GCCCAGTACTATGAGCCTATGAAGCCCACTGCGCTGCATAAATTCCTGGCTCGAAACAGGAAAATCCAAAGCTTCATGTTAAAAGTAACAGAGTATGATCAGGATAAGACTTTACTGATTCTGACCAACAACCCACCTCCCTGCCCAACTGACCATCAAGGAAAGGACGACACACCAAAATACTTCTCGAAGGAGTTACTGCTTAAG GAAAGTTGTCAGCACAAACCCGCTGAGAACCTACCCCTGATgtctcagaaaaaaaagttaagatcTGAGCTGAAACCAATCTTCCCGGTGACACTGTTGGAGGACCCTGCATCCAAGCAAGAACAATGGTTTAG GTTTTCCACGGACAAGGATTTCAAGAGTGAAGGGAAGTATTCAAAGGCGTACgctttgagaaaacagaaaaaaatgtacccTCAGCTGAACTTTGCTCCTGTCTGTAAAAGAGACACGAGGAATGACG TCTCCGAGAAGTCAGGGAGCGACTTGCCAACATCCCAGATGATCTGGGAACCATTAACCCTTTCACCACTTCTGAAAGAGAAGCCCACCAGAACCGTGCCAGGAGAGAGCACCTTCCGCAATGGAAGGGCCCAACAGTGGATTATAAAAAAAGCCACTGTCACTAAGTGA